A window from Bufo bufo chromosome 1, aBufBuf1.1, whole genome shotgun sequence encodes these proteins:
- the PHLDA1 gene encoding pleckstrin homology-like domain family A member 1 isoform X1, whose product MIPFQGLPSHWIALLKSSCTHPGLHRWHLGPSVSSMLESSCKVVKEGLLEKRSDGLLQLWKKKRCLLTEEGLLLIPPKHLEQQQQPGSPAEPARIKELHFSNMKTVDCVERKGKYVYFTVVMAEGREIDFRCPQDEGWNAEITLQMVQYKNRQAILAVKSTRQKQQHLVQQHGHRIRSTSNSA is encoded by the coding sequence ATGATTCCTTTCCAGGGTCTGCCCTCGCATTGGATCGCCCTGCTCAAGTCCTCCTGTACCCATCCAGGGCTTCACCGTTGGCACTTGGGTCCATCAGTAAGTAGCATGTTGGAGAGCAGCTGTAAGGTGGTGAAGGAAGGACTTCTGGAGAAGAGGAGCGATGGTTTGCTGCAGCTGTGGAAGAAGAAGAGGTGCCTGCTGACCGAGGAAGGTCTTCTGCTCATTCCCCCCAAACAtctggagcagcagcagcagcctggcTCCCCGGCCGAACCCGCCAGGATCAAGGAGCTGCATTTCTCCAACATGAAGACGGTGGACTGTGTGGAGAGGAAGGGCAAATACGTCTACTTCACAGTGGTCATGGCAGAGGGCCGGGAGATTGATTTCAGGTGTCCACAGGACGAGGGCTGGAATGCAGAGATCACATTGCAGATGGTgcagtataagaacagacaggCTATCCTGGCCGTCAAGTCCAccaggcagaagcagcagcacctggtccagcagcatggccaccgcaTCAGGAGCACCTCCAACTCTGCATAG
- the PHLDA1 gene encoding pleckstrin homology-like domain family A member 1 isoform X2 has product MLESSCKVVKEGLLEKRSDGLLQLWKKKRCLLTEEGLLLIPPKHLEQQQQPGSPAEPARIKELHFSNMKTVDCVERKGKYVYFTVVMAEGREIDFRCPQDEGWNAEITLQMVQYKNRQAILAVKSTRQKQQHLVQQHGHRIRSTSNSA; this is encoded by the coding sequence ATGTTGGAGAGCAGCTGTAAGGTGGTGAAGGAAGGACTTCTGGAGAAGAGGAGCGATGGTTTGCTGCAGCTGTGGAAGAAGAAGAGGTGCCTGCTGACCGAGGAAGGTCTTCTGCTCATTCCCCCCAAACAtctggagcagcagcagcagcctggcTCCCCGGCCGAACCCGCCAGGATCAAGGAGCTGCATTTCTCCAACATGAAGACGGTGGACTGTGTGGAGAGGAAGGGCAAATACGTCTACTTCACAGTGGTCATGGCAGAGGGCCGGGAGATTGATTTCAGGTGTCCACAGGACGAGGGCTGGAATGCAGAGATCACATTGCAGATGGTgcagtataagaacagacaggCTATCCTGGCCGTCAAGTCCAccaggcagaagcagcagcacctggtccagcagcatggccaccgcaTCAGGAGCACCTCCAACTCTGCATAG